In the Quercus lobata isolate SW786 chromosome 5, ValleyOak3.0 Primary Assembly, whole genome shotgun sequence genome, one interval contains:
- the LOC115989312 gene encoding protein PHYTOCHROME-DEPENDENT LATE-FLOWERING-like, producing MPMVETETSHLESQQSQQRLQYALMRSNIPQTAWNSLGPHVEKDARKEDQLQKRKSVQSPRICAGALAQSPLSSKSGEFSSGSLGTYFGAVSTTVALGATQKEKSANTSAPTVGGNPSMTSSANDSIQRQHQAQVAAKQKTNSLPKTPAMSVSNMSVPLNANSPSVGTPPLADQTMLERSLSKSLAGGSMNICKIRIIKILEPDNTASHRVRARMIMSEKPCGTVAMHYGEIEDGDYLAVEDYLPTLPNTHLADLLATQLCSLMIREGYHVDDQIRTKPIQMNLASGSQSNAAGVLHNSVAEMQQYPEAVSGQPSNEVAKPTSSGNASLNSSQNPLANARMLPPGNPQALQMSQGLLSGVSMPQRSQQLDPQSSLHRHHHQQQQQQQQQQLQQQQQQQQQQQQQQQQQQQQQQQQQLQQQQQQQQQQQQQQQQQQQQQLQLQQQQQQQQQQQQQQQQQQQSQHPMIPQQHSQFQRSPMMLGQTTLSHFGQNPSIQLSNSRASQLQALQQQQQQQQQQQPQIQRKMMMGLGTAVGVGNMGNNMVGLGGLGNAMGMGAARGIGTGMSAPMAPISGIGNVGQKPMNLSQASNITSTISQQLRSGLNPQHAALVARMAQNRANMLGGPQSSLAGISAARQIHPGSSSLSMIGQTLNRTTINPMQRAAMGHMGPLKLMVGMAGMAGMGMYMNQQQQQQQQPQLQQQQLQQQQQQQLQQQQLQQQQQQQFQQQLQQQQLQQQQETTSPLQAVVSTSQVGSPSTMVIPQLNQQMQQQQASPQQMSQRTPMSIQLSSGAIHALSAGNRDACPASPQLSSQTLGSVSSIAHSPMDLQGVNKGNSVSNA from the exons ATGCCGATGGTGGAAACAGAAACAAGCCATCTGGAATCACAGCAATCACAGCAGCGATTACAGTATGCATTGATGAGATCTAATATCCCTCAAACGGCTTGGAATAGTCTAGGTCCGCATGTAGAGAAAGATGCAAGAAAGGAGGACCAGCTCCAGAAAAGGAAATCAGTGCAAAGTCCTCGGATTTGTGCTGGAGCTTTGGCTCAATCTCCATTATCATCAAAATCAGGGGAGTTTTCTAGTGGTTCACTTGGAACTTATTTTGGGGCAGTTTCGACTACTGTTGCACTTGGAGCAACACAAAAGGAGAAGTCCGCAAACACCTCAGCTCCTACTGTTGGTGGGAACCCATCTATGACTTCCAGTGCTAATGATTCCATACAACGGCAACACCAGGCTCAAGTTGCCGCgaagcaaaaga CAAATTCCCTCCCTAAGACCCCAGCAATGAGTGTTAGTAATATGAGTGTCCCATTAAATGCAAACAGTCCTTCAGTTGGAACACCACCTTTGGCTGATCAGACCATGCTGGAAAGGTCATTGTCTAAGTCACTAGCAGGTGGCAGCATGAATATCTgcaaaataagaataataaaaattctgGAGCCAG ATAATACTGCTTCACATAGGGTAAGAGCTAGGATGATCATGTCAGAGAAGCCATGTGGTACTGTAGCAATGCATTATGGAGAAATAGAAGATGGTGATTATTTGGCTGTGGAGGATTACCTTCCTACATTGCCGAATACA CATTTGGCCGATTTGCTTGCAACGCAGCTTTGTTCACTG ATGATACGTGAAGGATATCATGTGGATGATCAAATCCGAACAAAACCAATCCAAATGAATCTTGCCTCAGGCAGCCAATCAAATGCTGCTGGAGTCCTGCACAATTCAGTAGCTGAGATGCAGCAATATCCAGAAGCAGTTTCTGGTCAACCATCAAATGAAGTTGCAAAGCCAACTAGCAGTGGTAATGCCTCTCTAAACTCATCCCAGAATCCTTTAGCAAATGCAAGGATGCTGCCTCCAGGAAACCCCCAGGCCTTACAGATGTCTCAAGGACTCTTGTCTGGGGTTTCAATGCCCCAGAGGTCACAACAGCTGGACCCACAATCATCActtcatcgtcatcatcatcagcagcagcaacagcagcagcaacaacaactacagcaacagcaacagcaacagcagcaacaacaacaacaacaacaacaacaacaacaacaacaacaacaacaacaactgcaacaacaacaacaacaacaacaacaacaacaacaacaacaacagcaacaacaacaacaacaactacaactacaacagcagcagcagcaacaacaacagcagcagcagcaacaacaacaacaacaacaaagccaaCATCCTATGATTCCACAGCAACACTCCCAGTTCCAGAGGTCACCTATGATGCTTGGACAAACTACACTTTCACACTTCGGGCAGAATCCCAGCATACAGTTGAGCAACAGCAGGGCTTCCCAACTTCAGGCGTTACAGcagcaacagcagcagcaacaacaacagcagcCACAAATACAAAGGAAAATGATGATGGGACTTGGAACAGCTGTGGGTGTGGGAAACATGGGCAATAACATGGTTGGTCTTGGGGGCCTTGGCAATGCCATGGGCATGGGAGCTGCTAGGGGAATAGGAACTGGAATGTCGGCACCAATGGCACCTATTTCTGGTATAGGGAACGTTGGCCAGAAACCAATGAATCTTAGCCAGGCTTCAAATATTACCAGCACAATAAGCCAGCAACTTCGATCTGGATTGAATCCACAACATGCTGCTCTCGTGGCAAGAATGGCACAGAATCGAGCAAACATGTTAGGGGGTCCTCAGTCAAGCCTAGCTGGGATTTCAGCAGCCAGACAGATACATCCAGGCTCTTCTAGTCTTTCAATGATTGGTCAGACTTTAAACCGGACTACCATCAACCCAATGCAACGGGCAGCCATGGGGCATATGGGTCCACTGAAGTTGATGGTGGGGATGGCAGGGATGGCAGGGATGGGTATGTACATGAaccaacagcaacaacaacagcagcaacCACAATTACAGCAGCAACAGTTACAacagcaacagcagcagcagtTGCAGCAGCAGCAATTgcaacagcagcagcaacagcaatTTCAGCAGCAGTTGCAGCAACAACAGCTACAGCAGCAGCAAGAAACCACCTCACCACTACAGGCTGTCGTCTCAACTTCGCAGGTGGGCTCACCATCGACCATGGTAATACCACAACTGAACCAACAAATGCAACAACAGCAAGCTAGTCCTCAGCAAATGAGTCAACGAACACCAATGAGCATTCAACTGAGCTCTGGGGCAATCCATGCCTTGAGTGCTGGTAATCGAGATGCCTGTCCAGCTAGTCCACAGTTGAGCTCTCAGACCCTCGGTTCAGTTAGTAGTATTGCCCACTCTCCTATGGACCTACAAGGTGTGAATAAGGGCAATTCTGTAAGTAATGCATAG
- the LOC115991974 gene encoding peroxisomal (S)-2-hydroxy-acid oxidase GLO4-like, whose amino-acid sequence MEGEPVNVNEFQELARQALPKMYYDYYSGGAEDQYTLKENVEAFHRITFRPRILVDVSRINLSTTVLGYKISAPIMVAPSAMHKLAHPEGEIATARAAAVSNTIMVLSSMSSCTIEEVASSCNAIRFFQLYVYKNRDVAAQLVQRAERNGYKAIVLTVDAPMLGRREADIKNKMIVPPLKNIEGLVSTEVDNDEGSILEGFAKGALDASLCWRDIGWLRSITNLPILIKGVLTREDAIKATEVGVAGIVVSNHGARQLDYTPATITVLEEVVHAVGGKVPVFLDGGVRRGTDVFKALALGAQAVLIGRPVVYGLAAKGEYGVRKVIQMLKDELELTMALSGCPSVKDITRSHVRTEHEKIHSML is encoded by the exons ATGGAGGGTGAACCCGTTAATGTTAACGAGTTTCAAGAATTGGCTAGGCAAGCTCTTCCAAAAATGTATTATGACTACTATTCTGGGGGAGCCGAGGATCAATACACCCTAAAAGAGAATGTGGAAGCATTTCACAGAATAAC GTTCCGGCCTAGAATTCTTGTAGATGTAAGCAGAATAAATTTGTCAACTACTGTACTGGGTTACAAAATCTCAGCGCCAATCATGGTAGCTCCATCTGCTATGCATAAGTTGGCACATCCAGAAG GAGAGATCGCCACAGCCAGAGCAGCAGCTGTGTCTAATACTATAATg GTTTTGTCCTCCATGTCTTCCTGCACTATCGAGGAGGTTGCTTCCAGCTGCAATGCCATTCGGTTTTTTCAATTATAT GTATATAAGAACCGAGATGTAGCAGCTCAGCTAGTTCAGAGAGCTGAAAGAAATGGATACAAGGCTATTGTGCTGACAGTTGATGCTCCCATGCTTGGCCGAAGGGAGGCAGACATAAAGAACAA AATGATTGTACCGCCGTTAAAGAATATTGAAGGCCTTGTATCAACTGAAGTGGACAAT GATGAAGGTTCAATTTTAGAAGGTTTTGCCAAAGGGGCCCTTGATGCTTCTTTGTGTTGGAGG GACATAGGATGGTTAAGATCTATAACAAACTTGCCAATTCTAATCAAGGGAGTACTCACTCGGGAAGATG CAATAAAGGCGACAGAAGTAGGTGTTGCTGGGATTGTTGTCTCTAATCATGGGGCTCGCCAGCTTGATTACACTCCTGCTACTATTACTGTTCTGGAAGAG GTGGTTCATGCTGTTGGGGGGAAAGTTCCTGTGTTCCTTGATGGAGGAGTGCGGCGAGGAACAGATGTCTTCAAGGCATTAGCCCTTGGTGCACAAGCCGTCCTT ATTGGAAGGCCTGTAGTCTATGGGCTGGCAGCAAAGGGGGAATATGGGGTGAGAAAAGTCATCCAAATGCTGAAGGATGAGCTTGAGCTCACCATGGCACTATCTGGCTGTCCTAGTGTGAAAGATATTACTAGAAGCCATGTGAGGACAGAGCATGAAAAAATCCATTCAATgctctaa